ACTATTATTAGTATGATTAGAAGCATTCCCAATTGAACTATATTGTAGACTTGAAATATAATTGTCAAACCTAGCATAAATATGAAAATAACACTTAATAGAGTTAACAAACTTTTCTTTAATACATTTTCAGGCATCATGATATCACATAAATTATTCTATGAATTTTAAATATAATTTAGTATTTAATATAAATTATTCTAGTTATTCTAGTTATTATAATAATCTAGTATTTTAAATATTTTATTATTATATTTAATAAAAGTTTCGTCTTTATTTTTGAGTTTATAGTTATCTAATATTAAGTTATTTAATATTATAATTATCTAAATTTAATTTAGTTTAATTTTTCTCATATTATTATAATTTCATATTATTATAATTAATTTGACTTTAATTTAAATAATATCCATCTTAATTTTAAGATTTTTTAATTTTTTAAGTCTAATTTCTAATTTTAACTTTAAGATTCTAATTTTCAATTCTAGTTTTAAGATTTTAATTTTAAATTTTGAAATCTTTCTTTTATTGATATAATATCTTTTCAGCAGATTTAAAAGAATTTTGATTAAAGAATTAAAAGAAGCTAAAAAAAGTTATTAAAAATAATAAAGATTTTATTAAATGAAATGGATTTTCTATTAAAGCCAAGTAGAAAAAGGTATATATAAGGTGTAATAAAATTTTAGTTACCATGGTGGTAAATTATGACAGCGATATCGGAAGCTATTAAAACGATTAAGGAAGCCGAAAATAATGCTGATGAATTAGTTAATGATTCTAAAGCGAAATCAGTTGAAATGATTGAAAACGCAAAATTAGAATCTGATAATATCATTAAAGATGCTAAAGAATCAGCTAAAGATCAGGCTAAAGATATTATTTTTAAAATAGAAGAAAATGCAAGAAAAGAAGCAAGATTAATAATCGATAAGACTGAAAAAAATGTCAATATTTTTGAAAATGAATCTCGGTCTAATATTGACGAAGCTGCTTCAATTATTGTCAAAAATATACTATAAGTTCAATATTTGAATATTTAGTTAATATTTAAATATTTATATATTATTTATTGAAAAAAGATTGTAGTGTGAGAATAATGTTCCAAACAGAAAGGATGCGTAAACTCAAAGTTATAACATTGAGTGAATATTCTCCAGTAACTGTTAAAAAGTTACATGAAGAGGGTATTGTTCAAATCAATGATATATCAGAACGTATTCAACAAAATCCTGAATGGGGACAGCTATTAAAGCCTTCAAAGGCGGCTCCACTCACTAGTAAGATTTCTTCGCTTCTAATGAAAGCTACTGGAATTTCAGAGTTATTTGGAGATGTATTAACTCCCAACTTGGGTATTAAGGACATGATTAGTTCTTATATAAATCCTGTTATTCCTACTAAGGTAGAAGTTGAAGAAATTGATATTGATAGCTTAATTGTTAAAGCAGAATCAATTTTAGGTGAAGTAGAGTCTCAAACAAGTGTTATAGAAGATAAAATTGCTGCTCTTGATACAGAAGCTAGTGAACTTAATTCAAAAAAAGATTTAGCCGAAAAATTAAAAAATTTTGACATGGATTTATCTCTTTTAGAGGATTCTAAGTACACTTCTAATATTGTAGGAAGGATAAATGTTGAATCTGCTCAAGAATTCAAAAAAGACATTAAAAATATTAGTGATGATATTTTAATATTAGAAGAAAATGACAACGATAAAAATCAAATTATCTTTATTATTAAATTTTTAAATAGTTATAAAAATGATGCTTATTCTTTATTAAGAAGATTTGAGTTTGAAAAATTCGAAATTAATGGATTAGAAGGAAGTCCTAATGAACTAATAAATTCAGCCGATTCAAGACTCAAATCTATAGAAAATGAAAAATCTCAATTATCTAGCGAATTGAAAGAATTAGCTGATAAATGGGATGATGAAATATTTATCATCAAAGAACAGTTAGAAATCGAAAAAGATAGAAATGAGATTTTTGCTACATTTGGTGAAACTGAAAGTACAACCATGCTTGAAGCATGGGTTCCTTTAAAAAAATTAGATGAAACTTTAGCTTTAATTGATTCATCTACTGATGGACATTCTGTTGTTGAGGTCGAAGAACCTACAATAGATGATGATGATGAAGTTCCTGTTCTTAAAGATAACCCTGCATATGCTAAACCATACGAGTTTCTTGTAGATATGTATGCTCCATTAAAATATAATGCGATTGATCCTACTATTCTTGTAGCTTTATCTTTCCCATTTTTCTTTGGTTTTTGTTTAACTGATGGTTTTTATGGGATAATCGATGCTCTTATTGGATATATAATCTTTAGAGGTTTAGGTAAGAGAAGCGAAACTATGAAAAGTTTTGGTTTAATTTTAATTGCTTGTGGTATATGGACGCTTGTTCTGGCACTTATAAGTAATGGTTTTGTTGGAGATTTCTATGGTAGGATTTTCCCACTGCTTTTACCTGACTTTTTTGCTGCAGGAGCTGCTTTACCAACTACAATTGGTTGGTTTGATGCATTTGGACATCCAGATCATATATTGATGATGGCTATATTAACTGGTATTATATATTTGAATATTGGTTTTATAATAGGTGCAATCAACAATTATAGGTATGGAAATAAAAAAGAAGCATTAACTGCTCAAATCGTTTGGTTTGTTTTAGAAGCAGGAATTGTATTTTTAGCATTAGGCTTCATAATACCATCTATTGGAATGATAGGATTTGCCATTGGTGGAGCATTACTTGTTGCAAGTTTAGGTCTTTTACTATATGGTGGAGGAGCTTATGGAATAATGGATATATTTGGATATATGGGAGATATAATTTCCTTTTCACGTTTACTAGCACTTTGTCTTTCTACAGGGGGAATTGCTATGACCGTAAATATATTAACAGTAATGTGTGGTGAAATGATTCCATTTATAGGAATTGTTCTTGCAGTAATTGTTTTTATTTTTGGTCAC
This window of the Methanobrevibacter arboriphilus JCM 13429 = DSM 1125 genome carries:
- a CDS encoding V-type ATP synthase subunit I, with amino-acid sequence MFQTERMRKLKVITLSEYSPVTVKKLHEEGIVQINDISERIQQNPEWGQLLKPSKAAPLTSKISSLLMKATGISELFGDVLTPNLGIKDMISSYINPVIPTKVEVEEIDIDSLIVKAESILGEVESQTSVIEDKIAALDTEASELNSKKDLAEKLKNFDMDLSLLEDSKYTSNIVGRINVESAQEFKKDIKNISDDILILEENDNDKNQIIFIIKFLNSYKNDAYSLLRRFEFEKFEINGLEGSPNELINSADSRLKSIENEKSQLSSELKELADKWDDEIFIIKEQLEIEKDRNEIFATFGETESTTMLEAWVPLKKLDETLALIDSSTDGHSVVEVEEPTIDDDDEVPVLKDNPAYAKPYEFLVDMYAPLKYNAIDPTILVALSFPFFFGFCLTDGFYGIIDALIGYIIFRGLGKRSETMKSFGLILIACGIWTLVLALISNGFVGDFYGRIFPLLLPDFFAAGAALPTTIGWFDAFGHPDHILMMAILTGIIYLNIGFIIGAINNYRYGNKKEALTAQIVWFVLEAGIVFLALGFIIPSIGMIGFAIGGALLVASLGLLLYGGGAYGIMDIFGYMGDIISFSRLLALCLSTGGIAMTVNILTVMCGEMIPFIGIVLAVIVFIFGHIVNLLFQSLGAFISGLRLNYVEFFSQFYMTGKNKFQAFGVNRVYTKLKSDN
- the ahaH gene encoding ATP synthase archaeal subunit H; this encodes MTAISEAIKTIKEAENNADELVNDSKAKSVEMIENAKLESDNIIKDAKESAKDQAKDIIFKIEENARKEARLIIDKTEKNVNIFENESRSNIDEAASIIVKNIL